A window of Rufibacter sp. LB8 contains these coding sequences:
- the hemB gene encoding porphobilinogen synthase yields the protein MNHLTRRPRRNRKSEAIRSMVQENHVAVQDLIFPLFMMEGDNLAVEITSMPGIHRFSPDRLLEEIAQCVELGVKTFAPFPQIDEAKKDRFAQESKNPEGLYLRTISEIKQNFPDVVLMTDVAMDPYSSDGHDGIVDPNGEIINDATLEILGQMALAQAQAGADIIGPSDMMDGRVAHIRQVLDKHAFYNVSIMSYTAKYASAFYGPFRDALDSAPKHGDKKTYQMNPANSREALLEAELDTAEGADFLMVKPALSYLDIIKLLKDNSHLPIAAYNVSGEYAMVKAAAQNGWIDGERVMNEVLLSMKRAGADIILTYFAKEYAQLLKR from the coding sequence ATGAACCATTTAACCCGCCGCCCCCGCCGCAACCGTAAATCAGAGGCCATCAGAAGCATGGTGCAGGAAAACCACGTGGCCGTGCAAGACCTTATCTTCCCGCTGTTCATGATGGAAGGCGATAACCTGGCCGTGGAGATTACGTCCATGCCAGGCATCCACCGGTTTTCGCCGGACCGTTTGCTGGAGGAGATTGCCCAGTGTGTGGAACTGGGCGTAAAGACCTTCGCGCCGTTCCCCCAGATTGACGAGGCCAAAAAAGACCGCTTCGCGCAGGAAAGCAAAAACCCCGAAGGCCTGTACCTCCGCACCATTTCTGAGATCAAACAGAACTTCCCAGACGTGGTCTTGATGACCGATGTAGCCATGGACCCCTACAGCTCAGACGGCCATGACGGCATTGTGGACCCTAACGGCGAAATCATAAATGACGCTACCCTGGAGATTTTAGGGCAGATGGCGTTGGCCCAAGCCCAGGCGGGCGCCGATATTATTGGCCCCTCAGACATGATGGACGGCCGCGTGGCGCACATAAGACAGGTACTGGACAAGCACGCGTTTTACAACGTCTCTATCATGAGTTACACTGCCAAGTACGCCAGCGCCTTCTACGGCCCGTTCAGAGACGCCCTGGACTCGGCCCCCAAGCACGGTGACAAGAAAACCTACCAGATGAACCCCGCCAACAGCCGCGAGGCCCTGCTGGAGGCCGAACTGGACACCGCCGAGGGCGCAGACTTCCTGATGGTGAAACCGGCCCTCTCCTACTTAGACATCATCAAATTGCTGAAAGATAATTCGCACCTGCCCATTGCCGCCTACAACGTGAGCGGCGAATACGCCATGGTGAAAGCCGCCGCCCAAAACGGCTGGATTGACGGCGAACGCGTAATGAATGAAGTGCTCCTGAGCATGAAACGCGCCGGCGCAGACATCATTCTTACTTATTTCGCCAAGGAATACGCGCAGTTACTGAAGCGGTAA
- a CDS encoding FlgD immunoglobulin-like domain containing protein, protein MNQLYRQHVLAACVLFLLFGATFFFASSLPFSDSRKSHFNEQDVASAGLTAREHRLHKAGSIGSKDNPFAREQHEIDRLKDPATGRIPANMRELELAYSKRMPTIEAVERSTNPYAKLATFEWSARGPFNVGGRTRALAMHVTNESLFLAGGVSGGMWRSANGGSSWTKVTRADQLHSVTTVAQDKRAGKQNTWYYGTGEIIGNSANKTGAPYLGSGVFKSIDNGITWNQLPATQVPIKANGISSVWQFVHRVATNPANLAQDEVFAATVSGIQRSTNGGESWFPVLGSDDLTNYSTNPYYTDITIGNTGVMYAGLSQTGGGGNSSTKGIFRSVNGVNWANITPAGFPATYGRIVMDIAPSNENIVYFLVYTTTNLNNRGNLWKYQYVSGDGTGSGGIWTDLSTNLPMLGGTSGNLDLQTGYNMVVKVRPDNPNFVILGGTNLYKSTNGFSSTSTTRKIGGYTINNNSYALYPNHHPDNHEVVFYRSNPSVMLSAHDGGVSRTADNTESVVEWESLNRGYRTTQFYTVAIDLNTTDDFVVGGMQDNGSWAVGNINEQTGWVEQLGGDGAFAAVTTHSVFVSTQNGTLYRYAYNDAGQRTGYARIDPPKTTGYLFVNPYTIDPNNEYRMYLPAGDTLWRNNNLAQIPVSNTGNQSTLGWEVAANLATNEAITAVSVSKSPANVVYFGTRTGKLYKFQDGTVPAPMRLDVTGSNFPAGAYINCIAIDPRDANKAVVVFTNYRVQSLFYTVDGGASWSPVSGNLEENGNVNGNGPSTRWVSILPGADGSTKYFVGTSTGLYATSALNGTATTWLRDGHSTIGEVPVDMVISRTTDNLVLVGTHGNGVYSRRYNGPLLSKEEVNAAKLGLGQNYPNPFRYGAVTTVPFTLEKPANVKLVVYDLTGKAVATLTNGKRLAGQHQVQWNGRSASGQELPSGTYLYQLTIDGQHSTKRMVYTR, encoded by the coding sequence ATGAATCAACTTTACCGGCAGCATGTCTTAGCCGCCTGCGTTCTGTTCCTGCTTTTTGGAGCAACCTTTTTTTTCGCTTCGTCTTTGCCATTTAGTGACAGCCGAAAATCACATTTCAATGAGCAAGACGTAGCGTCTGCGGGCCTCACCGCCCGTGAACACCGGCTGCACAAAGCGGGCTCCATTGGCAGCAAAGACAATCCGTTTGCCCGGGAGCAACATGAGATAGACCGCCTCAAGGACCCAGCCACCGGCAGAATTCCAGCCAACATGCGGGAACTGGAGCTGGCCTACTCCAAACGGATGCCAACTATTGAGGCGGTGGAGCGGTCTACCAACCCTTATGCCAAGCTGGCCACGTTTGAGTGGAGCGCCAGAGGGCCTTTTAACGTGGGCGGGCGTACGCGTGCCCTGGCCATGCACGTGACTAATGAAAGCCTGTTTCTGGCAGGCGGTGTTTCTGGGGGCATGTGGCGCAGCGCTAACGGCGGCAGTTCCTGGACCAAAGTGACCCGGGCCGACCAACTGCACAGCGTGACCACCGTGGCCCAAGACAAAAGAGCCGGCAAGCAGAATACCTGGTACTACGGTACCGGGGAAATCATAGGAAACTCAGCCAACAAGACCGGCGCACCTTACCTCGGCAGCGGCGTGTTCAAATCCATTGACAACGGCATTACCTGGAACCAGTTGCCGGCCACCCAGGTGCCTATCAAGGCTAACGGAATCAGCAGCGTGTGGCAGTTTGTGCACCGGGTTGCCACCAATCCCGCCAACCTGGCGCAGGACGAGGTGTTTGCCGCCACGGTTTCGGGTATTCAGCGTTCCACCAATGGGGGTGAGTCCTGGTTTCCGGTCTTAGGCTCCGATGACTTGACCAACTACAGCACCAATCCCTATTACACAGACATAACCATTGGCAACACCGGGGTCATGTACGCCGGCCTGAGCCAAACAGGCGGCGGCGGAAACTCTTCTACCAAAGGCATTTTCCGGTCTGTGAATGGTGTAAACTGGGCCAATATCACGCCTGCCGGGTTTCCTGCCACCTACGGGCGCATTGTCATGGACATTGCGCCTTCCAACGAGAACATTGTCTACTTTCTGGTGTACACCACCACCAACCTCAATAACCGCGGCAACCTTTGGAAATACCAGTACGTGTCTGGTGACGGCACCGGCTCTGGCGGTATCTGGACTGATTTAAGCACCAACCTGCCCATGCTGGGCGGCACCTCTGGTAACTTAGACTTGCAGACTGGCTACAACATGGTGGTGAAGGTGCGGCCAGACAACCCTAATTTTGTGATTCTGGGCGGGACCAACCTTTACAAATCCACTAACGGGTTCTCTTCTACCAGCACTACCCGCAAGATTGGCGGTTATACCATCAACAACAACAGCTACGCCCTGTACCCTAACCATCACCCAGACAACCATGAGGTGGTGTTCTACAGAAGCAATCCGTCTGTGATGCTCTCGGCCCATGACGGCGGCGTAAGCAGAACCGCAGATAATACAGAGTCTGTGGTGGAATGGGAATCTTTGAACCGAGGCTACCGCACCACCCAGTTTTACACTGTGGCCATTGACTTAAATACCACCGATGATTTTGTGGTAGGCGGTATGCAAGACAATGGCAGCTGGGCCGTGGGCAATATCAATGAGCAAACGGGCTGGGTAGAACAGTTAGGCGGCGACGGCGCGTTTGCCGCGGTTACCACGCACTCAGTGTTTGTGTCTACGCAGAACGGCACCTTGTACCGGTATGCCTATAATGATGCCGGGCAACGCACCGGGTACGCGCGTATTGACCCACCCAAAACCACCGGTTACCTGTTTGTGAACCCTTATACTATTGACCCTAACAATGAATACCGCATGTACCTGCCAGCCGGTGACACGCTGTGGCGGAACAACAACTTGGCTCAGATACCGGTGAGCAACACGGGCAACCAATCTACCTTAGGCTGGGAAGTAGCTGCCAACCTGGCCACCAATGAAGCCATCACGGCGGTGTCGGTGAGTAAATCGCCGGCCAATGTGGTGTATTTCGGAACCAGAACCGGTAAGTTGTATAAGTTTCAGGACGGCACCGTGCCGGCCCCCATGCGGTTAGACGTCACAGGCTCTAACTTCCCGGCAGGTGCGTACATCAACTGTATTGCCATTGACCCGCGTGACGCCAACAAAGCCGTGGTGGTGTTTACCAACTACCGCGTGCAAAGCTTGTTCTACACCGTTGACGGCGGCGCTTCCTGGTCTCCGGTCTCTGGGAACCTGGAGGAAAACGGCAACGTGAACGGCAACGGACCATCTACCCGCTGGGTGAGCATTCTGCCGGGCGCCGACGGCTCCACCAAATACTTTGTAGGCACCAGCACCGGTCTATACGCCACCTCCGCGCTCAACGGCACCGCCACCACCTGGCTGCGTGACGGCCACAGCACCATTGGCGAAGTACCCGTAGACATGGTCATCAGCCGCACCACCGACAACCTGGTATTGGTTGGTACCCACGGAAACGGGGTGTATAGCCGCCGCTACAACGGGCCATTGTTGTCTAAAGAAGAAGTGAACGCCGCCAAATTGGGCCTGGGCCAGAACTACCCCAACCCGTTCCGGTATGGCGCCGTGACCACCGTTCCTTTTACCTTAGAGAAACCGGCCAACGTGAAATTGGTGGTGTATGACTTAACCGGAAAAGCGGTGGCCACGCTCACCAACGGCAAACGCCTGGCGGGTCAGCACCAGGTGCAGTGGAACGGCAGAAGCGCCTCTGGCCAGGAGTTGCCATCAGGCACGTACCTGTATCAATTGACCATTGACGGCCAGCACTCCACCAAGCGCATGGTGTACACCAGATAG
- a CDS encoding metallophosphoesterase → MKTLNRRQLCGWLAFLLLLPFSSCDLFDYHPYEGNVTYKNLTAENVARIKALESTFPAQATLKFAFISDTHNFFEEKEAMVKDINSRNVAFVLHGGDITNYGFTDEFERSHRVLSKLNAPYVTVIGNHDCLGDGDKIYQAMYGPLNHSFTFKNNKFIFLNSNFLEFDASVPDLDYLQRELQAPADITNKFVVAHISPDHGEANPAKAMGYATLMQQFTVGLSLHGHIHGHTVRQPYNDGITYLTTASANKRNYVMVTVTGNTITHEVITF, encoded by the coding sequence ATGAAAACTCTCAACCGCCGCCAACTGTGCGGCTGGCTGGCTTTCCTGCTCCTGCTTCCCTTTTCTTCCTGTGACTTGTTTGACTACCACCCCTATGAAGGGAACGTGACCTACAAGAACCTCACCGCTGAGAACGTGGCCCGCATCAAAGCCCTGGAATCTACCTTCCCGGCCCAGGCAACGCTTAAGTTTGCGTTCATCTCAGACACCCACAATTTCTTTGAGGAAAAAGAGGCCATGGTCAAAGACATCAACAGCCGCAACGTGGCCTTTGTGCTGCACGGCGGCGACATCACCAACTACGGGTTCACAGACGAGTTTGAGCGGTCGCACCGGGTGCTATCCAAGCTGAATGCGCCCTACGTGACCGTGATTGGCAACCATGACTGCCTAGGCGACGGAGACAAAATCTATCAGGCCATGTATGGGCCGCTCAACCATTCGTTCACGTTCAAAAACAACAAGTTCATCTTCCTCAACTCCAACTTTCTGGAGTTTGACGCCTCTGTGCCTGACCTTGACTATTTGCAGCGCGAACTGCAGGCCCCGGCAGACATCACCAACAAGTTTGTGGTGGCCCATATCTCCCCAGACCACGGCGAGGCCAACCCCGCCAAAGCAATGGGCTATGCCACGCTTATGCAGCAGTTTACCGTGGGCTTGTCTTTGCATGGGCATATACACGGCCACACGGTACGGCAACCGTACAATGACGGCATCACTTATCTTACCACGGCTTCAGCCAACAAACGCAACTATGTGATGGTCACCGTCACTGGCAATACCATTACCCATGAAGTTATTACTTTCTAA
- a CDS encoding CopD family protein: protein MSYLYLKSLHIIFVVTWFAGLFYIVRLFVYYAETDQKPEPEKSILQQQFQLMQKRLWYGITWPSAVLTFIMGFSVVYSLNLHQTWPTWLLWKLGFVAGLFAYHLYCHRIFRQHQRNQIHQSSTQLRILNEVATLFLVSIVFLVVLKNGLSATWGVLGFIGLSVVLMAAIMIYRKLRKG from the coding sequence ATGAGCTATCTGTACCTCAAGTCTTTGCACATCATTTTTGTGGTGACCTGGTTTGCCGGGCTGTTCTACATTGTGCGCCTGTTTGTCTATTACGCAGAGACCGACCAGAAACCGGAGCCCGAGAAAAGCATTCTGCAACAGCAGTTCCAACTCATGCAGAAGCGGCTCTGGTACGGCATTACCTGGCCCAGCGCCGTACTCACGTTCATCATGGGTTTCTCAGTGGTCTACAGCCTGAACTTGCACCAAACCTGGCCCACCTGGCTTCTCTGGAAACTGGGTTTTGTGGCCGGGCTTTTCGCCTATCATTTATACTGCCACCGCATTTTCAGGCAACACCAGCGCAACCAAATCCACCAAAGCTCCACGCAACTGCGCATCTTAAACGAAGTGGCCACGCTTTTTCTGGTGAGCATTGTGTTTCTGGTAGTCTTGAAAAACGGACTCAGCGCCACCTGGGGCGTGCTTGGTTTTATTGGATTGTCTGTAGTTTTAATGGCGGCCATCATGATCTATAGAAAACTCAGGAAAGGCTAA